The Methanobacterium bryantii DNA segment TCATTTTTATTTAAAGCAACCTTCATAATCCTTTTTTCGTTATCTACAGCAGAAATAGTGCCTATCATTTCGTTTAAATCAACATGTTTTTTTAAAGCCCTGTTGACTTTGATAAATTCGAATAAAACCTGTTTACCTTCATCTGTAAGCTCGCTGCTGCCTCCACCTCCTTTTCCACCCCTTTTTGTGACCACCATAGGTGAACCCAGTTCTGTTTCCATAATTTCTATATTTTTAAGGGCAGTTCTATAGGGAATACTTGTCTCTTCTGACGCTTTAGCAATGGATCCATATTTATTTATACATTGAAGAAGCTTAGACTTCTTATTATTCATAGATATGGTTTTATCGCCCATTTCAATTTCTACGTCCAATTTATATCTCATTTTTTTATCTGGCATAGTAACCATCTTTTTACCTTAAGGCGTCTTATGATTAATTTTTACAGCTGAAATTTTACTTATTTAAGGATTAAAAATTTTATTCATCCTTATTTTTTTCCAGATTTTGAATTATTGGACAACCTCATCTTATATTATAATCTATTTTTCAAACTTTTCCTATAAATTTAACTGATTTAAATTTGACGGTC contains these protein-coding regions:
- a CDS encoding TOBE domain-containing protein gives rise to the protein MPDKKMRYKLDVEIEMGDKTISMNNKKSKLLQCINKYGSIAKASEETSIPYRTALKNIEIMETELGSPMVVTKRGGKGGGGSSELTDEGKQVLFEFIKVNRALKKHVDLNEMIGTISAVDNEKRIMKVALNKNEITIPTAENFDVGDDVLISLSPGSIFITLEPHESSVRNTFEGTITKMQFKDDAVRLDVDVGGDNVIADITELSREKLDLNIGKRVFIGFKAVSADIIKID